From one Pan troglodytes isolate AG18354 chromosome 13, NHGRI_mPanTro3-v2.0_pri, whole genome shotgun sequence genomic stretch:
- the LOC100608359 gene encoding uncharacterized protein LOC100608359, which yields MSSGSNSSQQLDLLSQLVNTANGRPGTMRSSPEEPCPHPLGSRSEAYRGSLHKPHQNRGRPPAGDPHCIPRLRGSTCSSGEKFSECFADKIDQMQARLPAAGAACACGGPTSAGHQRLGVRGRPLSAPPPPKPVREGKTPKSTDWAVKEDECLPKSAPRGQVSTQMQPGTPARLRKARPQSAAASKRRLSLSPPQPGPRRPLFRGHQHGSF from the coding sequence ATGTCATCTGGAAGCAATTCCTCCCAACAGCTGGATTTGCTTTCACAATTGGTAAACACCGCGAATGGAAGGCCGGGGACGATGCGGAGCTCCCCGGAGGAGCCTTGTCCCCACCCGCTTGGCTCGCGTTCTGAAGCTTATCGCGGGTCCCTGCACAAGCCTCATCAAAATCGAGGGCGTCCTCCAGCAGGCGACCCACATTGCATTCCCCGCTTAAGAGGGTCAACGTGTTCTTCGGGGGAGAAATTTTCTGAATGCTTTGCAGATAAAATTGATCAGATGCAGGCCAGATTGCCAGCTGCCGGGGCCGCGTGCGCCTGTGGAGGCCCCACTAGCGCGGGGCACCAGCGCCTCGGGGTCCGGGGGAGGCCTCTCTCTGCACCGCCGCCACCAAAGCCAGTAAGAGAGGGCAAAACCCCAAAGAGCACTGACTGGGCCGTCAAGGAAGATGAATGTCTCCCCAAAAGTGCTCCTCGGGGACAAGTTTCCACGCAGATGCAACCGGGAACGCCGGCCAGGCTCCGGAAGGCGAGGCCCCAGAGCGCAGCGGCCTCCAAGCGCCGGCTCAGCCTGTCGCCTCCGCAGCCAGGGCCCAGGAGGCCGCTCTTCCGGGGTCACCAACACGGCTCGTTCTGA